Below is a window of 'Nostoc azollae' 0708 DNA.
TTAACTCAATGGCGTTTAAGTGGGGTTTTATCTAAAGTCTGCGGTATTGCTTTGGGAGGGTTTACCAAGTGTGATACACCACCTCATATACCTATTTTGAGTATAAAGGAAGTTTTGCAAGATAGATTATCAGACTTAAATATTCCCATAGTTTCAGATTTACCCTTTGGTCATGATAGCCCCAATGCGGCTTTACCTGTAGGGGTAATGGCTACTTTGGATGCAAATCAGGGGATCTTGAAAATTCCACCATACTATTGAAAGATTTCCTTCAACCCCTCTTACGATAACAACGAGCTGTGGTATAGTAAGGGTGAAAAGTTTCCAAAAACTTACTCTGAAAAGTTTTAAAGAAAGCCTCTATTATTTGCGGTTCATCCAAATGAAATCAGCCTGTATCCTGATATCATCAATAGTGTTAAAATCCTGGAAATCGGGATAGATTAATCATTGTATTTGTATTTATTTTATTCGAGGGTAAAATAATTTATGGATAGAAACTTAATCATTCATGTTGGTGTTCACACCGGACAGGATACAGAATTTTATTTAAAAAAAGGCTTTAGAGTTGTTCGCATTGAAGCTCATCCTGATATTTGTGAATCCACAAAGAGACGACTAAATTCATATATAGAAAGCGGACAACTTACTTTTTTAAATGTTGCTGTATCCTCGAAAGAGGACCCTATCACCTTTTACGCTAACTTAGATAGAAGTTTTTGGGGTACAATTTCACCAGATAGAGTCATCTCCAGCGATCGCTCTTTTAGTACTCGTTCGGTGGAGATGACTCTCACAGGACGCAGATTTAAAAGCATCTTGGAGGAATTTGGCATTCCTTATTATCTTAAAGTAGATATTGAAGGATCAGATTTATGTCCTATAAGCGAATTACAGCAGCTTGATACTAAACCACAGTTTATATCCATAGAATCCAAAGAATCCAACAAAGCCTTTTGGAATGCTTTACTTGAGGAACTGGAGTTTTTAAAAAAACTTGGTTATCAAAAATTTAAAGCCCTTAATCAAGCAAAAGTAACTCAAGAAGTTTGTCCCTCACCAACAAGAGAAGGCAAATATATTCCATATCAATTTGAATATGGTGCTAGTGGACTTTCTGGAGAAGAAACACCAGGTGATTGGCTATCAGAAAGTGAGGCTAGTACGGTATATAAAGGCACTTATACGGACTAAAAAATACTCGGACTCAACGGAATAATTTACCGTTTTGCTATCGCCAAAATTCTCTTATAAATTCTGAAAATCAAAGAACCTTGGTATGATACTCATGCTAGTTTATAAATGATTTTATGTGTGAGCCTAATCTATCACTGACATTTACTTACTTGCATTTACCAACCAAACCTTAATCTCCTATGACTCCTATCCAATTTGACCCAGTTCCTGAAATATCAGTAGTTGTCTGTACCTACAATAGAGCAACATATTTAGATAAAACTATTAACAGTGTTCTCAATCAAACCTTCCCAAATTGGGAATTAATTATAGCTGATGATGGTAGCCAAGACCATACCTTTGAAATTGTCAATCCTTATCTACAAAAATTCAACAATATTCGTTATTTAAAACATCAGAATAAAAAACAATGTTATGCCAAAAATGCTGGAATTCAAGCATCATTTGGTAAATATATTACCTTACTCGACAGCGACGATTCATATAAACCCAACCATTTAGAATCGCGCATTGAATACATGAGAGCCAATCCAGAAGTTGATTTGATAGAAGGCGGTTTTTATTGTGAAGAAGAAATTTTTATTGCTGATTGTTATCAGCCAGGTAAATTAATTAATCTGCGAGATTGTGTTTTAGGTCCGACATTTTTTGGCAAAAGAAAAGTATTTTTTGAATTAGGGGGATTTAAACATATTTCCTACGCTGAAGATGCAGAATTTTGGGCAAGAGCCGAAAAAATACTTACCACTGCCAAAATAACTAAACCAGAAACGTATAATTATACGAGAGGAGAAAATAGTATTACTAAAACTTTTTCAGAGATCTCCTAATTTCCTTGTTTAAATTTGTTTAATTAAGCTGAAATAATAGAGCTAATGATAAAATCAAAACAGCATATTTGTCATATAGTTTTGAGTAATATTGGTGGAGCGCCACGGACTGCGGATTCCCTAATTTCTTCCCAATCTAAAGCTGGGTACAAAGTCTCTAGCGTAGTATTGACTAATTTAGATCCTCAATGGATAGTAGCCTTTCAAGCTGCTGAAAAACTAATAATCATGAAAGTTGCAGGTAGTTTATTTTATATCGGTGGACCGATACACCAACTATGGATAGCTATCCAATTAAGGAAAGTAATTTCTGACCTAAAACCAGATATTGTTGTTTGCCATACGGCATTTATCACTAAACTTTTTTATATCTCTCAACTTATTCCTGGCAGTTTTTCAGTTCCCTCTATCAGTTATATTCATACTGATGTTATTTCTGAACTACCTGCTGAAAGCAAAAGCAGGTTATACTCAGTGATAAAACTATTACAGAATTTATTTATACTTATTGATAATTGGATTAGTGTACGTAGTCTTCAGCAAGCTAGTGGATTAGTATTTGTTTGTAAAAGTCTATATGAAAGATTCTTAGATCTGGGCTTAAGTCCTCGTCGCATAGCAATATGTTATAATCCAGCAATACCTGATCCAAGTCATAAGCCGTTAAATGCTACAGCGGAATCGTGGTTCAAAAGCCCTGATTTAATTACCTTTGTATCTGCTTCCAGATTTCATCATCAAAAAGATCATCAAACATTACTCAAAGCATTTGCTCAAGCTAGTCAATATCACTCCAACATCCGGTTAATTTTACTAGGAGATGGTGGTTTAGAAACACAAATCCAAAAATTAGCGACTTCTTTAGGAATTAGTAATCTTGTTTTATTTGCAGGTACTGTTACTAATCCTAGAGCTTACTTCTCATTATCTAGAGCAGTTATACTTGGTTCTCATTATGAAGGATTTGGTATGGTGCTTGTAGAAGCTGTAGCTAGTGGGGTAACGTTTATTTCCTCTGATTGTCCTGTTGGTCCCCGTGAGATTTCTGAAGTGCTGCAATGTGGAACTTTAGTACCAACAAATGATGTTGATGCTTTAGCACAAGCAATTATTACTCATGTAGAAACACCTAAAGAAATAATAGACCGTTCTGAGCAAATAGAAAGACTTTTTAGTGAGTCTACCTGTGCCAATAGCTTAGAAATTTTGCTCCAGGAGGTGTTTGGTGAAAAACTGTATAAATGAACTTGACTATTATTCTCTCCTAATTTCCTAATTATAGATGAATATTAATCTTTACTCATCCAAAATAATCAATTGTGGCAATCAAATTTTCTACAGGATGAAACGAATTTCTAGTTTAGGAATTATTCTGGTCTTTTGTCTGCTATTTTTATTCAGTTGTCAGCACATAAAACCAAAAGACAAAGGGGTAATTCATTTATCACTCTGGTATTCACTCAATCCTCCTGAAAATAGAGATTTTTTTCAAACGCTGGTAAATAAATTTAATCAAACTCATCAGAATATTAAATTTGAACCTATATTTAAACCAGATCCTCAATTACCAAAGATATTAACAGCATTTGTTGGTAATGCGTCACCAGACATTTTATTTTTTTAACCATAATGTACTGGATAGTTTGTAGAATTGGGAGCAATTAAACCTTTAGAGGATTGGTTAAAAAACTTGGGAGTCAAGTCAGATATTAGACCAAATTTATTAGCAGGGATGGAGATAAATGATCAGATTTGCTCTGTTCCCTTGCAAACCAGTAATATTGGGATTCTTGAGCGATCTAAGCTTTTCCAAGCAGCAGGAATTACGGAACCACCAAAGACTTGGGAAGAATTGAGAGCAGTAGTGAAAAAATCGACTATTGACAAAAATGGAGATCATCGACCGGAACAGTATGGAATGTTACTAACTTTTGGTAAAGGAGGATGGACAGTTTTTAGTTGGTTGCCGTTTTTGTTTGCTGCCCAAGGAGAAATTATCACTGATCATTACCCAAGTTTAAGTAATCCGGGTGCAATCACTGCTTTACAATTTTGGTAGGACCTAATTAAAGATGGCTCAGTTTTGCTTTCTGCTCCAGAACGAGGTTACGAAGAGGATGCCTTTCTTGAAGGTCGTGTGGCAATGCAGATTACTGGGCCTTGGACATTAATTATGAAATCTCCAGTGGGGCATCAAGTATTTCCTGTATCGGCTGGGGTAATATCCGCAACAGTCAAAGGTACTGCTAGTTTGTTTGTGATGAAAACCTCAGCAGAAAGAGAAAAAGCCGCACTCACATTTTTAGAGTATGTCTTAAGTGAATAATTCCAAACAGAATGGACTATGAAAACTGGTTTTTTACCAGTTACTTTTTCTGCAGCTCGTAGTCAAACTTATCAGCAATATATTAACAAAAATCCATTACTCAAAGTATTTTTTGAACAGTTGCCTGTAGCACATTCTGTACCTTCTGTAGCTGGCTATAATCGGATTGCTGATAGTTTGGGTAGAGCTATTGAAACTACATTATTAGGTAATTCTTAGGCAAAAGCAGCTTTAGAAGAGGCACAAAAACGTTTAGAAGTGATTGGGAGTGAAAAATAACAAACATTCTGACTCCTGAGTCCTCATTTTTTAACTTTTTATTAAGTTAAGTAAAGCAATTCTAAGAGCTTTTGAGATGTGTTGATAAAGGGGAATCTGAGGATGATAAGCTAAACAGTGACATATAAAAGTGACTTAGGATGAAGTGTTAAATGGGTGTTTCCTCAACGGCTCCTCTCCTTCTTCGGGCTGCACGTGGTGAAGTAGTAGATCGTCCCCCTGTCTGGATGATGCGACAAGCGGGACGATATATGAAAGTATATCGGGATTTGCGAGAAAAATATCCTTCATTTCGCGATCGCTCAGAAATTCCAGAAGTAGCGATTGAAGTTTCCCTCCAACCCTGGAGAGCTTTCCAACCCGACGGAGTGATTTTGTTTTCCGATATTGTCACCCCCTTACCAGGAATAGGGATTGACATGGATATTGCGGAAGGGAAGGGACCGATTATTTATTCGCCCATACGCACTCAAGCACAAATTGAAAAACTGCATCCCCTAGATCCAGAAAAAGCCCTACCGTTTATTAAAATGATTTTGGAATCCTTGCGTAAGGAAGTGGGCAATCAATCAACGGTGTTAGGCTTTGTGGGCGCACCTTGGACATTAGCAGCTTATGCGGTGGAAGGTAAAGGTTCTAAAACCTATTCCATCATCAAAAACATGGCCTTCTCAGACCCGACTATTCTGCATCAGCTATTAACAAAATTAGCTAACTCCATTGCTGATTATGTGCGCTATCAAATTGACTGCGGCGCTCAAGTAGTGCAAATGTTCGATTCATGGGCAGGACAATTAAGTCCCCAAGATTATGACACCTTTGCTTTACCTTATCAAAAAATGGTGTTCGAGAAAGTCAAAGAAACTCATCCTGATACACCATTAATTTTGTTGGTGACAGGTAGTGCAGGGCTTTTGGAAAGAATGCCCGCTTCTGGTGCAGATATAATTACTGTAGACTGGGCAGTAGATATGGCAGATGCCAGAGCTAGATTAGGTAAGTACGTGAAAGTACAGGGCAATCTTGATCCCGGTGTTTTATTTGGTTCTAAGGAATTTATCCGTGATCGCGTTTTGGATACCGTTCGCAAAGCAGGCAATTGGGGACACATCCTCAATCTCGGACATGGTGTACTTCCAGAAACACCAGAAGAAAACGTCGCGTTCTTCTTTGAAACCGCAAAAAACCTGAATGCGTTGGTTTAGTCAGT
It encodes the following:
- a CDS encoding FkbM family methyltransferase, coding for MDRNLIIHVGVHTGQDTEFYLKKGFRVVRIEAHPDICESTKRRLNSYIESGQLTFLNVAVSSKEDPITFYANLDRSFWGTISPDRVISSDRSFSTRSVEMTLTGRRFKSILEEFGIPYYLKVDIEGSDLCPISELQQLDTKPQFISIESKESNKAFWNALLEELEFLKKLGYQKFKALNQAKVTQEVCPSPTREGKYIPYQFEYGASGLSGEETPGDWLSESEASTVYKGTYTD
- a CDS encoding glycosyltransferase family 2 protein, whose product is MTPIQFDPVPEISVVVCTYNRATYLDKTINSVLNQTFPNWELIIADDGSQDHTFEIVNPYLQKFNNIRYLKHQNKKQCYAKNAGIQASFGKYITLLDSDDSYKPNHLESRIEYMRANPEVDLIEGGFYCEEEIFIADCYQPGKLINLRDCVLGPTFFGKRKVFFELGGFKHISYAEDAEFWARAEKILTTAKITKPETYNYTRGENSITKTFSEIS
- a CDS encoding glycosyltransferase; its protein translation is MIKSKQHICHIVLSNIGGAPRTADSLISSQSKAGYKVSSVVLTNLDPQWIVAFQAAEKLIIMKVAGSLFYIGGPIHQLWIAIQLRKVISDLKPDIVVCHTAFITKLFYISQLIPGSFSVPSISYIHTDVISELPAESKSRLYSVIKLLQNLFILIDNWISVRSLQQASGLVFVCKSLYERFLDLGLSPRRIAICYNPAIPDPSHKPLNATAESWFKSPDLITFVSASRFHHQKDHQTLLKAFAQASQYHSNIRLILLGDGGLETQIQKLATSLGISNLVLFAGTVTNPRAYFSLSRAVILGSHYEGFGMVLVEAVASGVTFISSDCPVGPREISEVLQCGTLVPTNDVDALAQAIITHVETPKEIIDRSEQIERLFSESTCANSLEILLQEVFGEKLYK
- the hemE gene encoding uroporphyrinogen decarboxylase: MGVSSTAPLLLRAARGEVVDRPPVWMMRQAGRYMKVYRDLREKYPSFRDRSEIPEVAIEVSLQPWRAFQPDGVILFSDIVTPLPGIGIDMDIAEGKGPIIYSPIRTQAQIEKLHPLDPEKALPFIKMILESLRKEVGNQSTVLGFVGAPWTLAAYAVEGKGSKTYSIIKNMAFSDPTILHQLLTKLANSIADYVRYQIDCGAQVVQMFDSWAGQLSPQDYDTFALPYQKMVFEKVKETHPDTPLILLVTGSAGLLERMPASGADIITVDWAVDMADARARLGKYVKVQGNLDPGVLFGSKEFIRDRVLDTVRKAGNWGHILNLGHGVLPETPEENVAFFFETAKNLNALV